The window ACAGCTCAAGGTAGAATGAGGAATTATATTACTTATGCCACCACTCTCTTCCAGGtccttcctccttctcctttttttttccatttcattttttctAATTGTGCATTAATTTCTCTGAGGCTTTGCCTTGAAATGATTGTATCCTATGTAGGAGAAAGGATTTAATGAAATTGTTCTTAAGGCAATGGGCAGAGCTATCAATAAAACTGTTATGATTGCTGAGCTAATAAAGGTGAACGACTTGTGACCTCTACTGCATGTGCTTTGTGTGTCTATGAGTGTTTGCGTATAAACTTATTTTCTGATAAAGCTTTTCTGCTTCCAGAGAAGGATTGTTGGTCTTCATCAGAATACTTCTATTGGATCAACTAATATTACAGACGTGTACGAGCCCCTGGAAGAAGGCCTGCTTCCGTATGAAACCATATTCTTCTATGCTACACTATGAATATGCACATgtgatttttttcttgtttcacTTCATAGTGGCATAATTTGCTTTGTTTCTGTTGCAGTGTAGAGAGTACTCGGCATGTTTCAATGATCACTATTAGCTTGTCGAAGAAGGAGCTTGATACATCCTCTATAGGGTAAATCATTTAGAACTTGGTTTTTGTTTGGATGCTGTAGTGACATTCTATCTTTGGTGTATCATgatcgttttattttttattactatGGTTTTCTGAACTGGTATACAAAATGAATATATGAACTATGCTGCCTCGGTCAGGATTCTATAAGTTGTGAAAAGCAGTATAAATTTGGTACTTTTATGGCATTTAAACCGTACATAGTTGCTGGTTCCTAGAATGCCCATTATATTAGGGAAATTAGCTATTCTAGAAATATTACAAATATGTTATGCTTAATTAGAAAGATTGATAATGATATAGACATGAGTGATAGGAGCTGAAAGAGTGAATTGTCTAAAGCACCATTGTGAAGATATGGTATTTAAATAGTGTAGATACTGATGATATAACATTGAGATAGTGTAGGTATTATTGGTACAATCAGTATGTAATGGGATACATAAATTAGATAGTGTGGATAAGATATCCGTATTGTTTTGTGTGACCTATGAATATATAAATTACTGGTATGCACTAGATATATTATCTATATGTTCATGATATTGTGGATATTGATGATGATAGCAGTAGGTAATTGTCATTATGGGATTACTATGGTCGTCTATATACATTGGACATACTGTCAATATGTTCACAATATTGTTCATATTAAGCTCTCCTTTTTCTACATCAAGGCTCTTCGACACCTTAATTGGATATTTGTTAGTTTCAGCAACTACATAAACAAAGGCTCATGATTCCAGAAAAcacaaataatgaaaataattgcCGAGATGCTTCAGTTTTGGCTCCATGCTCCaacaaaccaaaataaaaactatactCATATTGACTCAAGGCTTGATACTTCAGTTTGGTTCCCAAATAATAAACATACATGCCTAGCTTCCATTTTCGGGGACAACTTGATAAGGCTTCAGAGCAAGGGGACATCATTAGATATGAAATGGTATGCAAAAGATTTGGTCCACATCTTCTTCACTAcctttaaaacaaatattagaTCTGAGTTTTTGGATAGGTACTTGATATTTGGTCTGATGTTCATTGctgtgagtgagagagagaaagatgttGATTGTGGAGGTTAGTGTGATATGTTGAGGGGTATCCAGTCATTTCATATCCAAAAACTTTCTATAATAGCAACGATCTTCTATCCTTTTATTTTAGCACCGActgtttgaatttgttttaaaacAGCCAGTTTCCCATTATGTTATCATGCTTATTAGAGCCTAAAAGTGCACAAATGTGTGATAAAACTCATGGTGATTATATAAGTATGTGGTTTGATAATTTGGAATTCTATCCTTATCTTTCATTTTTCTGAATGCATATatataaaaccctaaaccctaattttcttttattcgaATTGATACAGATATCAATCCCCTCTTCCGATTGACCAAGTGAAACAATTGAATAATTTTGAGGATGATGGAGGTGATATGATATGTCTTTGTTCATGTGTATGAAGTTACTTCTGTACTATAACCACGTCAATTTATATTGATTTAATTATGTGCAAACCAGACGGTTTGCCTAGATTCCGAGCCAGGGGTCGTGGTGGCCGAAGAAGAGGTAGGGGTAGAGGTATTGCTTTCTGCTCTAAAATTATGTCTGCATTTTGTTTACGGTGTCATTATAAGTTCTTGAAATGGAgttaaaatttttcttttcataaaatatcaaacaccaTTATACCAGTACCCATGATAATTGACTGAGATTTTCGTTACAAGTGATTTAAATTGCTTATCAGGTTTTTCTCTGGTTCATGTTACTATGTGTGCAGGAAACTACAATGGATTTGGGGATTATAATGGAGATAGTTGGGATGCTGGGCGTGGTTATGGTGGCAGAGGTAGAGGCCGTGCAAGAGGTGGTTCTTTTAGGGGTCGTGGACGAGGTTTTGGTCAGTTAGGTGGATACTATGATTATGTTGAAGGTGCACCTGCCCAAGGCCATGGTATGTTTTTCTATTATCTATACCATtatattcaatttatttcctttaaggctttttagccaaaatagtccctgaaattgcataacttctcattttgTTTCCTGAGATTTGATATCAATAAAAGTGGTTCCTGATATGTCTACCAGCagtcattttggtcattccgttaaataaggaccaaaatgacaaaaataccttctatttaataaacaattgatggcatttttgtcattttatccttatttattgtaaatttttcatgtaaggaccaaaatcattgatggtggacaaactcagagatCACTTTTATCGATTTCAGATCTCAGCTACCAAAGTGAGGGTAATgccaatctcagggaccattttggctaaaaagccattAATCGTACTCCAATTATACTTAGTTCTTTGAACGTATATATGTTAGCCGCTTTATGTTTGTCTAGTTCTTTGAACGTATATATATTAGCAGCTTTACGTTTTGTCTGCATGTCACTAATAATGTAGTTTATCAGCACAAGATTCATATGGTTTTAAAACTAGATTTTTCTTTGAACCTGGTTGTAAGGACATTATGTACGATCTGTTAAATTCAtttcttagtttttttattttgttttaatttttatgttttgggtCTAATATCCTTGACCAGTGTGCTTTTATTATAAGCTAATATTGATGGTTTTGGCATAATGCATTTAGTATAGCACGGTCAACCATttagattttagttttcaattttcgcTTTTTGGTCAGAAATAAGTAGGAAATAAGAGGAAGAAAGGAGGGGATGAATAAGGCTAGAGGAAGGTGGTGGGAAGGAAATGGGGAAATGCACATGGAATGGTACAAAACATGaaaccaaaaactgaaaa of the Pyrus communis chromosome 1, drPyrComm1.1, whole genome shotgun sequence genome contains:
- the LOC137725598 gene encoding uncharacterized protein, with the protein product MDRFQRVEKPKAEAAPINENEIRITAQGRMRNYITYATTLFQEKGFNEIVLKAMGRAINKTVMIAELIKRRIVGLHQNTSIGSTNITDVYEPLEEGLLPVESTRHVSMITISLSKKELDTSSIGYQSPLPIDQVKQLNNFEDDGDGLPRFRARGRGGRRRGRGRGNYNGFGDYNGDSWDAGRGYGGRGRGRARGGSFRGRGRGFGQLGGYYDYVEGAPAQGHGLAGRGRGRGRARGRGHNTRLDGQAPAA